A window from Candidatus Eisenbacteria bacterium encodes these proteins:
- a CDS encoding T9SS type A sorting domain-containing protein encodes MRHSFVSKLLLSASAVVILTGTPVVAQHTLDGCIFYDNLPVNGEVGGCATFDAATLISTFLYNDEAVINPLTGAAYNDPYNTPGILPDFMPPAGSIALGAFDDIASPILWQRECEIECAGTPPWMQIEPVCFRGAMAPVSLDPIHGGDWTEGWTYYNYDGADRTDLSAAPPDTLRGSYYTPVTIGPDKAWWLDGKVLIEPGSSITILPGTVIRGVPFSVGTLVIKRGAQIFAEGTAEEPIIITSGFEPGLMENGDIGGLVVTGRAISNCADCWAGDSCLVEGFIPQLEDVFYCGDNDCDNSGVIKYLRVEYSGEEIEPNNELNCIVFAGVGYGTEVDYIEAFRGSDDLVEWFGGCVYVKHIFAAGGWDDGIDWQMGWRGGVQFAIVQQWADESSERGIEADNNEDGYDRPCRSNPILANLTLVRSTHDGNAGSGIKLRRGTDAQIYNSIVMGWSSKGLDIDNDATCARGFNPQGPAINCQDASNVDEIVASSQLKVDTFPSPITNNASFAFSLQKASHTALSIFDPAGRQIASLINESLNAGQHSVTWNLPRHAAAGTYFYSLTSGGETKTGRLIAVR; translated from the coding sequence ATGAGACATTCTTTTGTCAGTAAGCTTCTACTGTCAGCGTCCGCTGTCGTGATTTTGACCGGCACGCCGGTCGTCGCACAGCACACACTTGATGGCTGCATATTTTATGACAACCTGCCCGTGAATGGCGAAGTCGGCGGCTGCGCCACTTTCGACGCAGCGACATTGATCAGCACATTTTTGTACAACGATGAAGCTGTGATCAATCCGCTGACCGGCGCCGCTTACAATGATCCATATAACACCCCTGGCATCCTGCCCGACTTTATGCCTCCCGCAGGAAGTATCGCTCTCGGCGCCTTTGATGACATTGCTTCACCGATTCTCTGGCAGCGCGAATGCGAGATCGAATGTGCGGGAACCCCACCCTGGATGCAGATAGAACCTGTCTGTTTTCGCGGCGCGATGGCCCCCGTATCCTTGGATCCCATTCACGGCGGTGACTGGACTGAAGGCTGGACCTATTACAATTACGACGGCGCCGATAGAACAGATCTCTCCGCCGCCCCGCCCGACACCCTGCGCGGTTCTTACTACACCCCCGTCACCATCGGTCCGGACAAAGCTTGGTGGCTGGACGGCAAAGTCCTGATTGAGCCCGGATCCAGCATTACGATTCTTCCGGGAACGGTTATCCGCGGCGTACCCTTCTCCGTCGGAACGCTGGTCATCAAGCGCGGCGCTCAGATCTTCGCCGAGGGGACGGCGGAAGAGCCGATCATTATCACGAGCGGTTTTGAGCCCGGCCTCATGGAGAACGGCGATATCGGCGGGTTGGTCGTGACCGGCCGTGCTATCTCAAACTGCGCCGACTGCTGGGCCGGCGATTCCTGCCTCGTCGAGGGATTCATTCCTCAGCTCGAGGACGTCTTCTACTGCGGCGACAACGACTGCGACAACAGCGGCGTCATCAAGTATTTGCGCGTCGAATACTCCGGTGAAGAGATCGAGCCGAATAATGAGCTCAACTGCATCGTTTTTGCAGGTGTCGGTTACGGCACTGAGGTCGATTACATTGAGGCATTCCGCGGCAGTGACGATCTTGTCGAGTGGTTCGGCGGTTGTGTCTACGTTAAACACATCTTTGCCGCCGGGGGCTGGGATGACGGGATTGATTGGCAGATGGGTTGGCGCGGTGGCGTCCAATTTGCGATTGTTCAACAATGGGCGGATGAGTCTTCTGAGCGTGGCATCGAGGCTGACAACAACGAAGACGGATATGACCGTCCCTGTCGTTCGAACCCAATCCTCGCCAACCTGACACTGGTACGCTCGACCCATGACGGGAACGCTGGAAGCGGTATCAAGCTTCGCCGCGGTACAGATGCTCAGATCTACAACAGCATTGTTATGGGCTGGAGCTCCAAGGGTCTGGACATCGACAACGACGCTACCTGTGCGCGTGGTTTCAATCCTCAGGGTCCGGCGATTAATTGCCAGGATGCTTCGAATGTCGATGAGATCGTCGCCTCGAGTCAGCTCAAGGTCGATACCTTTCCGAGTCCCATCACGAATAATGCGAGCTTCGCCTTTAGCCTGCAGAAGGCCTCCCATACAGCGTTGAGTATTTTTGACCCTGCGGGCCGTCAGATTGCTTCTTTGATTAACGAGAGCTTAAACGCTGGTCAGCACAGCGTGACCTGGAATCTTCCGCGTCACGCCGCTGCCGGAACTTATTTCTATAGCTTAACGAGTGGTGGCGAGACCAAGACAGGCCGTCTCATCGCCGTTCGGTAA